The following are encoded in a window of Phaseolus vulgaris cultivar G19833 chromosome 3, P. vulgaris v2.0, whole genome shotgun sequence genomic DNA:
- the LOC137839144 gene encoding protein MAIN-LIKE 1-like yields MAARAYLLDLVGCIIFADKSATSVSLFYLGFFVDLRLTGGYSWASATSTQMYEQLGDCSYTNTKQLAGYATLLQEWIYENFPSIGMRRMQALYYEDQPWCKMYDAGKVTSIVVVRSQLDTLTLASIQFCPYDEHMEERPFKWISLFYGYLRLGNWTQLHMPKRVLR; encoded by the coding sequence ATGGCTGCCAGAGCTTACTTACTTGACCTTGTCGGTTGCATTATCTTTGCCGACAAGAGTGCTACATCAGTTAGTCTGTTTTATCTTGGGTTTTTTGTTGATTTGAGGCTGACCGGGGGATATTCTTGGGCGTCGGCTACATCAACTCAAATGTATGAGCAACTAGGAGATTGTAGTTATACAAACACTAAACAACTAGCTGGTTATGCGACATTGTTGCAGGAGTGGATTTATGAGAACTTCCCGTCTATAGGGATGAGACGTATGCAAGCACTGTATTATGAAGACCAACCTTGGTGTAAGATGTATGATGCAGGAAAAGTTACTTCAATTGTTGTTGTTCGATCGCAGTTAGATACATTGACACTAGCTTCCATTCAGTTTTGTCCATACGACGAGCACATGGAAGAACGTCCATTCAAGTGGATTTCCTTATTCTATGGTTATTTGAGGCTTGGAAATTGGACACAATTGCACATGCCAAAACGTGTGTTGCGTTAG
- the LOC137806736 gene encoding uncharacterized protein, whose amino-acid sequence MDTKKPYSPGRTRTRTSPCASPEFEFWMVRNPSFPQPHILSADQLFVNGVLLPLHLLNKPHQPHYPPDPEPSPPLTDSTSTSAATATASKRWKDIFKKKNAESSTDAKKKEKKNGVASSAELNINIWPFSRSRSAGNAGTRPKIFAPATRKANSAPCSRSNSAGESKSRKWPSSPGRSGVHLGRSSPVWQVRRAKNPEAWPLNHDMKPKSRRSKLSGGSGNPETKVLNLNVPMCIGYRHDLTCRSDENSGIGVRGGSDNIPRSDSNSGNSNPAHGNVGGKLFNLRSLFSKKSVVASH is encoded by the coding sequence ATGGACACCAAAAAACCCTACTCACCCGGAAGAACCAGAACCAGAACCAGCCCTTGTGCCTCGCCAGAATTCGAGTTCTGGATGGTTCGAAACCCCTCTTTCCCACAACCTCACATTCTCTCCGCAGATCAACTCTTCGTCAACGGGGTCCTCCTTCCTCTCCACCTCCTGAACAAACCCCACCAACCCCACTACCCACCCGACCCGGAACCGTCCCCGCCTCTAACCGACTCCACTTCCACTTCCGCCGCCACTGCCACCGCGTCCAAGCGCTGGAAAGACATTTTCAAGAAGAAAAACGCAGAAAGCAGCACCGACGctaagaagaaagagaaaaaaaacggCGTCGCCTCTTCAGCGGAGCTCAACATCAACATATGGCCATTCTCCCGGAGCAGGTCCGCGGGCAACGCGGGCACCCGACCCAAAATATTCGCTCCGGCGACCCGCAAAGCGAACAGCGCGCCGTGCTCGCGGAGCAATTCGGCAGGAGAGTCCAAGTCAAGGAAGTGGCCCAGCAGCCCGGGCCGGAGCGGAGTCCATCTAGGAAGGAGCAGCCCAGTCTGGCAGGTCCGCCGGGCGAAGAATCCAGAAGCTTGGCCTCTCAACCACGACATGAAACCGAAAAGTCGCCGGAGCAAACTGAGCGGCGGCTCGGGCAACCCAGAAACAAAGGTTTTGAATTTGAATGTCCCAATGTGCATCGGTTACCGACATGACTTGACCTGTAGAAGTGACGAGAATAGTGGCATTGGAGTCAGAGGCGGTTCTGATAACATCCCTCGCAGTGACAGTAACAGTGGGAACAGTAACCCAGCTCATGGCAATGTAGGGGGTAAGCTTTTTAACCTGCGCAGCCTCTTCAGCAAGAAAAGCGTTGTAGCCTCTCACTAG
- the LOC137806737 gene encoding pyrophosphate--fructose 6-phosphate 1-phosphotransferase subunit beta-like, which yields MAPSFAINGGFPGTRVTPPSDTGRFAAVYSEVQNSRIDHALPLPSVLKNPFVIVDGHQSTAAGNPDEIAKLFPNLFGQPSASLVPSDSHALHANPKLKIGVVLSGGQAPGGHNVISGIFDYLQDKAEGSTLYGFRGGPAGIMKSKYVELTSDYIYPYRNQGGFDMIRSGRDKIETPEQFRQAEETVQKLDLDGLVVIGGDDSNTNACLLAEYFRSKNIKTRVIGCPKTIDGDLKCKEVPTSFGFDTACKIYAEMIGNVMIDARSTGKYYHFVRLMGRAASHITLECALQTHPNITIIGEEVATKKMTLKDVTDYIVDIISKRAEDNYNYGVILIPEGLIDFIPEVQHLIAELNEILAHDTVDEGGLWKKKLTDQSLNLFELLPKAIQEQLMLERDPHGNVQVAKIETEKMLIQMVETELEKRKQQGTYKGGFRGQSHFFGYEGRCGLPTNFDSSYCYALGYGAAALLQSGKTGLISSVANLCAPVEEWTVGGTALTSLMDVERRHGKFKPVIKKAMVELEGAPFQKFASLRDEWALKNRYISPGPIQFTGPGSDAISQTLLLELDAQA from the exons ATGGCACCGTCTTTCGCAATCAACGGCGGCTTTCCCGGCACCAGAGTCACTCCTCCTTCTGACACCGGCCGATTCGCCGCCGTCTACAGCGAGGTCCAAAACAGCCGCATCGACCACGCCCTCCCTCTCCCCTCCGTTCTCAAAAACCCTTTCGTCATCGTCGACGGTCACCAAAGCACCGCCGCCGGCAATCCTG ATGAGATCGCGAAGCTGTTTCCGAACCTGTTTGGGCAACCGTCTGCAAGTTTGGTGCCGAGTGATTCCCATGCTCTGCATGCGAATCCAAAGCTGAAGATTGGCGTGGTTCTGTCCGGTGGTCAGGCTCCCGGCGGTCACAATGTGATTTCTGGAATCTTCG ATTACCTGCAAGACAAAGCAGAAGGAAGCACATTATATGGTTTCAGGGGTGGTCCAGCTGGCATCATGAAGTCCAAATACGTTGAACTCACCTCAGACTATATTTATCCTTATAGAAATCAG GGTGGTTTTGACATGATTCGTAGTGGGAGGGATAAGATTGAAACTCCAGAGCAG TTTAGACAAGCTGAAGAAACAGTGCAGAAGCTAGACTTGGACGGCCTTGTTGTTATTGGTGGAGATGACTCAAACACAAATGCATGCCTACTTGCTGAGTATTTCAG gagtaaaaatattaaaactcgTGTGATTGGGTGCCCTAAAACCATTGATGGTGATTTGAAATGCAAAGAAGTTCCCACAAGTTTTGGGTTTGATACAGCTTGCAAG ATTTATGCAGAAATGATTGGCAATGTTATGATAGATGCTCGATCAACTGGAAAATATTACCATT TTGTTCGGCTGATGGGACGTGCAGCTTCACACATTACACTGGAATGTGCTTTGCAAACTCATCCAAACATTACTATTATTGGAGAAGAG GTTGCTACCAAGAAGATGACGCTGAAAGATGTCACTGACTACATTGTGGATATCATTTCTAAAAGAGCAGAGGATAATTATAACTATGGGGTCATTCTTATCCCTGAAGGTCTAATTGATTTCATTCCAGAG GTCCAACACCTTATTGCAGAACTCAATGAAATTCTGGCCCATGATACCGTGGATGAGGGAGGGCTGTGGAAGAAGAAACTCACTGATCAGTCATTAAATCTTTTTGAACTTTTACCTAAAGCAATTCAAGAACAATTAATGCTTGAAAGAGATCCTCATGGAAATGTTCAG GTTGCCAAGATTGAAACAGAGAAAATGCTTATTCAAATGGTTGAAACTGAATTGGAGAAGAGAAAGCAACAAGGCACATATAAAGGGGGATTTAGGGGGCAGTCTCACTTTTTCGG CTATGAAGGGAGATGCGGCTTGCCAACTAATTTTGATTCTTCTTACTGCTATGCATTGGGTTATGGTGCTGCAGCCCTCCTGCAAAGTGGGAAGACTGGATTAATATCATCA GTTGCAAATTTGTGTGCTCCTGTAGAAGAGTGGACTGTTGGTGGAACTGCACTCACTTCACTGATGGACGTGGAGAGGAGACATG GTAAATTCAAGCCTGTGATCAAGAAGGCAATGGTGGAGCTTGAAG GGGCACCCTTCCAAAAGTTTGCCTCCTTGCGGGATGAGTGGGCCCTAAAAAATCGCTACATCAGTCCAG GTCCGATTCAATTCACTGGGCCAGGATCTGATGCTATTAGTCAAACTTTACTCTTGGAGCTCGATGCACAAGCTTAG